One Chaetodon trifascialis isolate fChaTrf1 chromosome 21, fChaTrf1.hap1, whole genome shotgun sequence genomic window carries:
- the col1a1b gene encoding collagen, type I, alpha 1b isoform X2 yields the protein MFSFVDIRLALLLSAAVLLARGQGEDDSTFGSCTLDGQLYNDKDVWKPEPCQICVCDSGTVMCDEVICEDTSDCADPIIPDGECCPICPDADGPQVPGELEPVRGDAGPKGDRGLPGPPGNDGLDGQPGLPGPPGPPGPPGLGGNFSPQMSYVDHSKSSGPPVPGPMGPMGPRGPPGPAGSSGPQGFTGPPGEPGEPGASGPMGSRGPAGPLGKNGDDGEPGKPGRPGERGAAGPQGARGFPGTPGLPGIKGHRGFSGLDGAKGDSGPAGPKGEPGASGENGVPGAMGARGLPGERGRPGPPGPAGARGNDGNSGPGGPPGTTGPAGPPGFPGGAGAKGETGPQGGRGNEGPQGARGEPGNPGPAGPAGPAGAPGSDGSPGAKGSPGAAGIAGAPGFPGARGPAGAQGAIGAPGPKGNNGDPGPSGPKGEPGAKGEPGPAGVQGLAGPSGEEGKRGPRGEPGGAGPRGPPGERGAPGARGFPGADGAAGGKGAPGERGAPGAMGAQGATGESGSPGAPGAPGSKGVTGSPGSPGPDGKVGPAGAQGQDGRPGPPGPAGARGQPGVMGFPGPKGAAGDGGKPGERGAAGASGAVGAPGKDGDVGAPGPSGPAGPAGEKGEQGPAGPPGFQGLPGPQGATGETGKPGEQGAPGEAGPPGPSGPRGDRGFPGERGANGVGGPTGPRGAPGPAGNDGPKGEPGTAGAPGGQGSPGMQGMPGERGASGLPGVKGERGDPGSKGGDGAVGKDGVRGLTGAIGVPGPPGAQGEKGEPGAVGVAGPTGPRGAPGERGEAGPAGPAGFAGPPGADGQPGAKGETGDTGPKGDAGAPGPSGPVGAAGPQGPSGPPGAKGARGGAGPPGATGFPGPAGRVGPPGPAGASGPPGPIGPVGKDGARGGRGETGPAGRPGEAGAAGPPGPSGEKGSPGADGAPGASGIPGPQGIAGQRGIVGLPGQRGERGFSGLPGPAGEPGKQGSSGAVGERGPPGPAGPPGLSGAPGEAGREGSAGHDGAPGRDGASGPKGDRGEAGVPGAPGPPGAPGAPGAVGPSGKSGDRGETGPAGPAGPAGVRGPAGPAGAKGDRGEAGEAGDRGHKGHRGFTGMQGLPGPAGSSGERGPAGASGPAGPRGPAGSSGAPGKDGMNGLPGPIGPPGPRGRNGEMGPAGPPGPPGPAGPPGPPGGGFDFISQPIQEKAPDPFRGGHYRADDPNIMRDRDMEVDTTLKTLTQKVEKIRSPDGTQKSPARMCRDLRMCHPEWKSGMYWIDPNQGSPLDAIQVHCNMETGETCISPRDSSVPMKNWYLSKNIREKKHVWFSESMTGGFQFQYGSDGADSEDVSIQMTFMRLMSNQASQNITYHCKNSIAYMDSATGNLKKALLLQGSNDVEIRAEGNSRFTYSVSEDGCTSHTGTWGKTVIDYKTSKTSRLPIIDIAPMDVGAPDQEFGVQVGPVCFL from the exons ATGTTCAGCTTTGTGGATATTCGGTTAGCGCTGCTGCTCAGCGCAGCAGTGCTTTTGGCCAGAGGTCAAGGCGAGGATGATA gcACATTCGGCAGCTGCACATTAGATGGACAGTTGTACAACGATAAGGATGTATGGAAACCAGAACCCTGCCAGATCTGCGTCTGCGACAGCGGAACCGTCATGTGCGACGAGGTGATCTGTGAGGACACATCCGACTGTGCTGATCCCATCATCCCAGACGGAGAGTGCTGCCCTATCTGCCCAGACGCTGATG GACCCCAGGTTCCAGGAGAGCTTGAG CCAGTAAGGGGAGACGCTGGCCCCAAGGGAGACAGG GGTCTTCCTGGTCCTCCTGGCAATGATGGACTTGATGGACAGCCTGGCCTCCCCGGCCCACCCGGCCCCCCTGGCCCCCCTGGCCTTGGCGGA AACTTCTCTCCTCAAATGAGCTACGTTGACCACTCCAAGTCCAGTGGCCCACCTGTCCCTGGCCCAATG GGTCCTATGGGTCCTCGTGGTCCTCCTGGACCTGCTGGCTCCTCT GGTCCTCAGGGTTTCACCGGCCCCCCTGGTGAGCCCGGCGAGCCCGGAGCATCT gGTCCCATGGGTTCTCGTGGTCCCGCTGGCCCCCTTGGAAAGAACGGAGATGAT GGTGAGCCCGGCAAGCCTGGTCGCCCCGGTGAGCGTGGAGCTGCTGGCCCTCAG ggAGCTCGTGGATTCCCCGGAACCCCTGGACTCCCCGGCATCAAGGGACACAGA GGTTTCAGCGGTTTGGATGGAGCTAAGGGAGATAGTGGACCAGCTGGCCCTAAG GGAGAGCCTGGTGCCTCTGGTGAGAACGGTGTCCCCGGTGCTATG GGTGCTCGTGGTCTTCCTGGTGAGAGAGGCCGCCCCGGACCTCCTGGCCCCGCT ggtgCTCGTGGTAACGATGGCAACTCTGGCCCCGGTGGACCCCCT gGAACCACTGGACCTGCTGGTCCCCCTGGATTCCCCGGTGGTGCCGGCGCTAAG GGAGAGACTGGTCCTCAGGGAGGCCGTGGAAATGAGGGACCCCAGGGAGCCCGTGGTGAGCCTGGTAACCCAGGACCTGCTGGACCCGCTGGACCTGCT GGTGCCCCCGGAAGTGATGGTTCTCCTGGTGCTAAGGGATCTCCT GGCGCTGCTGGTATCGCTGGTGCTCCTGGTTTCCCTGGAGCTCGTGGTCCTGCTGGAGCTCAGGGAGCTATTGGTGCTCCTGGTCCCAAGGGTAACAAT GGAGACCCCGGTCCCTCTGGTCCTAAGGGAGAGCCTGGTGCAAAGGGAGAGCCT GGCCCCGCTGGAGTTCAGGGACTTGCTGGCCCCTCTggtgaggagggaaagagaggaccCCGTGGAGAGCCCGGTGGTGCTGGACCCCGTGGACCCCCTGGGGAGCGT GGTGCCCCTGGTGCTCGTGGTTTCCCtggtgctgatggagctgctggtggCAAG GGAGCCCCCGGTGAGCGTGGTGCCCCTGGCGCAATGGGAGCTCAGGGAGCCACTGGTGAGTCTGGAAGCCCCGGTGCTCCTGGCGCACCTGGATCCAAG GGTGTGACTGGTAGCCCTGGAAGCCCTGGCCCTGATGGCAAAGTTGGACCTGCT GGTGCCCAAGGACAAGATGGACGCCCTGGACCTCCTGGCCCCGCTGGAGCCAGAGGACAGCCTGGAGTCATGGGATTCCCTGGACCCAAGGGAGCCGCT GGTGATGGTGGTAAGCCTGGTGAGAGAGGTGCTGCTGGTGCCTCTGGTGCCGTT GGTGCTCCTGGTAAAGATGGTGACGTTGGTGCTCCTGGACCCTCTGGCCCTGCT GGACCTgctggagagaagggagagcAGGGACCTGCTGGTCCTCCTGGATTCCAG GGACTTCCCGGACCCCAAGGTGCTACTGGTGAGACTGGCAAGCCTGGTGAGCAG GGTGCTCCTGGTGAGGCTGGACCCCCCGGCCCATCTGGACCAAGA GGCGACAGAGGTTTCCCTGGTGAGCGTGGTGCTAATGGCGTCGGTGGCCCAACTGGACCCCGTGGTGCCCCCGGCCCCGCTGGTAACGATGGACCCAAG ggAGAGCCTGGTACCGCTGGTGCCCCCGGTGGTCAGGGATCCCCTGGTATGCAGGGAATGCCCGGTGAGCGTGGAGCTTCTGGTCTCCCCGGTGTCAAGGGAGAGAGA GGAGACCCTGGTTCCAAGGGAGGCGATGGTGCTGTGGGCAAGGATGGCGTTCGTGGTTTGACTGGTGCTATTGGAGTCCCTGGACCTCCTGGTGCTCAGGGTGAGAAG GGTGAGCCTGGCGCTGTTGGAGTTGCTGGACCCACTGGCCCCCGTGGTGCCCCT GGTGAGCGTGGAGAGGCTGGACCTGCTGGACCCGCTGGATTCGCTGGACCTCCT GGTGCTGATGGTCAGCCTGGTGCCAAGGGAGAGACTGGTGACACTGGACCCAAGGGAGATGCTGGTGCTCCTGGACCATCTGGACCTGTCGGAGCTGCTGGACCTCAG GGACCATCTGGTCCTCCTGGAGCCAAAGGTGCTCGTGGTGGTGCTGGACCTCCT ggtgcTACTGGTTTCCCTGGACCTGCTGGCAGAGTTGGACCCCCTGGCCCTGCT GGAGCTTCTGGACCCCCTGGACCCATTGGACCTGTTGGCAAAGATGGAGCAAGGGGAGGTCGTGGTGAGACCGGTCCTGCTGGTCGCCCTGGTGAGGCTGGTGCTGCTGGACCCCCAGGACCTTCTGGAGAGAAGGGATCTCCTGGTGCCGATGGTGCCCCT GGTGCTTCTGGTATCCCCGGACCCCAAGGTATTGCTGGACAGCGTGGTATTGTAGGTCTCCCCGGACAGCGTGGAGAGCGCGGTTTCTCTGGTCTGCCTGGACCAGCT gGTGAGCCTGGAAAGCAGGGATCCTCTGGAGCTGTTGGTGAGCGTGGACCTCCCGGACCCGCTGGACCCCCTGGACTGTCCGGTGCTCCCGGAGAGGCTGGTCGTGAG GGATCTGCTGGTCATGATGGTGCCCCTGGTCGCGATGGAGCTTCTGGCCCCAAG GGAGACCGTGGTGAGGCTGGTGTGCCCGGAGCCCCTGGACCCCCTGGTGCTCCTGGAGCCCCTGGAGCTGTTGGCCCCTCTGGCAAATCTGGTGACCGTGGAGAGA CTGGTCCCGCTGGCCCTGCTGGCCCCGCTGGTGTCCGTGGTCCTGCT GGCCCTGCTGGTgcaaagggagacagaggagaggctggTGAGGCTGGAGACAGAGGCCACAAGGGACACAGAGGATTCACTGGCATGCAGGGTCTGCCCGGACCTGCT GGAAGTTCTGGAGAGAGAGGACCTGCTGGCGCCTCCGGACCTGCTGGACCTAGA GGACCTGCTGGATCTTCTGGTGCCCCTGGTAAGGATGGCATGAACGGTCTGCCTGGACCCATCGGACCCCCTGGACCTCGTGGTCGTAATGGAGAGATGGGCCCTGCT GGTCCTCCCGGACCTCCTGGACCTGCTGGTCCCCCTGGACCTCCCGGCGGTGGATTCGACTTCATCAGCCAGCCTATTCAGGAGAAGGCCCCCGATCCCTTCCGTGGTGGCCACTACCGCGCCGACGACCCCAACATCATGCGCGATCGCGATATGGAGGTTGACACCACCCTCAAGACCCTGACCCAGAAGGTCGAGAAGATCCGCAGCCCCGACGGTACCCAGAAGAGCCCTGCCCGCATGTGCCGTGACCTGAGGATGTGCCACCCTGAGTGGAAGAGCG GCATGTACTGGATTGACCCCAACCAGGGATCTCCTCTGGATGCCATCCAGGTCCACTGCAACATGGAGACTGGTGAGACTTGCATCTCCCCCAGAGATTCCAGCGTCCCCATGAAGAACTGGTACCTCAGCAAGAACATCAGAGAGAAGAAGCACGTCTGGTTCAGCGAGTCCATGACCGGTGGATTCCAG TTCCAGTATGGCAGCGATGGAGCTGATTCCGAGGACGTCAGCATCCAGATGACCTTCATGCGCCTGATGTCCAACCAGGCCTCTCAGAACATCACATACCACTGCAAGAACAGCATCGCCTACATGGACTCCGCCACCGGCAACCTGAAGAAGGCCCTGCTTCTCCAGGGCTCCAACGACGTCGAGATCAGAGCCGAGGGCAACAGCCGCTTCACATACAGCGTCAGCGAGGATGGCTGCACG tcacacactggCACATGGGGCAAGACAGTCATCGACTACAAGACATCAAAAACATCCCGCCTGCCCATCATTGACATTGCTCCTATGGATGTTGGTGCACCTGATCAGGAGTTTGGCGTCCAAGTTGGCCCCGTCTGCTTcttgtaa
- the col1a1b gene encoding collagen, type I, alpha 1b isoform X1: MFSFVDIRLALLLSAAVLLARGQGEDDSTFGSCTLDGQLYNDKDVWKPEPCQICVCDSGTVMCDEVICEDTSDCADPIIPDGECCPICPDADGPQVPGELEPVRGDAGPKGDRGLPGPPGNDGLDGQPGLPGPPGPPGPPGLGGNFSPQMSYVDHSKSSGPPVPGPMGPMGPRGPPGPAGSSGPQGFTGPPGEPGEPGASGPMGSRGPAGPLGKNGDDGEPGKPGRPGERGAAGPQGARGFPGTPGLPGIKGHRGFSGLDGAKGDSGPAGPKGEPGASGENGVPGAMGARGLPGERGRPGPPGPAGARGNDGNSGPGGPPGTTGPAGPPGFPGGAGAKGETGPQGGRGNEGPQGARGEPGNPGPAGPAGPAGAPGSDGSPGAKGSPGAAGIAGAPGFPGARGPAGAQGAIGAPGPKGNNGDPGPSGPKGEPGAKGEPGPAGVQGLAGPSGEEGKRGPRGEPGGAGPRGPPGERGAPGARGFPGADGAAGGKGAPGERGAPGAMGAQGATGESGSPGAPGAPGSKGVTGSPGSPGPDGKVGPAGAQGQDGRPGPPGPAGARGQPGVMGFPGPKGAAGDGGKPGERGAAGASGAVGAPGKDGDVGAPGPSGPAGPAGEKGEQGPAGPPGFQGLPGPQGATGETGKPGEQGAPGEAGPPGPSGPRGDRGFPGERGANGVGGPTGPRGAPGPAGNDGPKGEPGTAGAPGGQGSPGMQGMPGERGASGLPGVKGERGDPGSKGGDGAVGKDGVRGLTGAIGVPGPPGAQGEKGEPGAVGVAGPTGPRGAPGERGEAGPAGPAGFAGPPGADGQPGAKGETGDTGPKGDAGAPGPSGPVGAAGPQGPSGPPGAKGARGGAGPPGATGFPGPAGRVGPPGPAGASGPPGPIGPVGKDGARGGRGETGPAGRPGEAGAAGPPGPSGEKGSPGADGAPGASGIPGPQGIAGQRGIVGLPGQRGERGFSGLPGPAGEPGKQGSSGAVGERGPPGPAGPPGLSGAPGEAGREGSAGHDGAPGRDGASGPKGDRGEAGVPGAPGPPGAPGAPGAVGPSGKSGDRGESGAAGPAGPAGPAGVRGPAGPAGAKGDRGEAGEAGDRGHKGHRGFTGMQGLPGPAGSSGERGPAGASGPAGPRGPAGSSGAPGKDGMNGLPGPIGPPGPRGRNGEMGPAGPPGPPGPAGPPGPPGGGFDFISQPIQEKAPDPFRGGHYRADDPNIMRDRDMEVDTTLKTLTQKVEKIRSPDGTQKSPARMCRDLRMCHPEWKSGMYWIDPNQGSPLDAIQVHCNMETGETCISPRDSSVPMKNWYLSKNIREKKHVWFSESMTGGFQFQYGSDGADSEDVSIQMTFMRLMSNQASQNITYHCKNSIAYMDSATGNLKKALLLQGSNDVEIRAEGNSRFTYSVSEDGCTSHTGTWGKTVIDYKTSKTSRLPIIDIAPMDVGAPDQEFGVQVGPVCFL; encoded by the exons ATGTTCAGCTTTGTGGATATTCGGTTAGCGCTGCTGCTCAGCGCAGCAGTGCTTTTGGCCAGAGGTCAAGGCGAGGATGATA gcACATTCGGCAGCTGCACATTAGATGGACAGTTGTACAACGATAAGGATGTATGGAAACCAGAACCCTGCCAGATCTGCGTCTGCGACAGCGGAACCGTCATGTGCGACGAGGTGATCTGTGAGGACACATCCGACTGTGCTGATCCCATCATCCCAGACGGAGAGTGCTGCCCTATCTGCCCAGACGCTGATG GACCCCAGGTTCCAGGAGAGCTTGAG CCAGTAAGGGGAGACGCTGGCCCCAAGGGAGACAGG GGTCTTCCTGGTCCTCCTGGCAATGATGGACTTGATGGACAGCCTGGCCTCCCCGGCCCACCCGGCCCCCCTGGCCCCCCTGGCCTTGGCGGA AACTTCTCTCCTCAAATGAGCTACGTTGACCACTCCAAGTCCAGTGGCCCACCTGTCCCTGGCCCAATG GGTCCTATGGGTCCTCGTGGTCCTCCTGGACCTGCTGGCTCCTCT GGTCCTCAGGGTTTCACCGGCCCCCCTGGTGAGCCCGGCGAGCCCGGAGCATCT gGTCCCATGGGTTCTCGTGGTCCCGCTGGCCCCCTTGGAAAGAACGGAGATGAT GGTGAGCCCGGCAAGCCTGGTCGCCCCGGTGAGCGTGGAGCTGCTGGCCCTCAG ggAGCTCGTGGATTCCCCGGAACCCCTGGACTCCCCGGCATCAAGGGACACAGA GGTTTCAGCGGTTTGGATGGAGCTAAGGGAGATAGTGGACCAGCTGGCCCTAAG GGAGAGCCTGGTGCCTCTGGTGAGAACGGTGTCCCCGGTGCTATG GGTGCTCGTGGTCTTCCTGGTGAGAGAGGCCGCCCCGGACCTCCTGGCCCCGCT ggtgCTCGTGGTAACGATGGCAACTCTGGCCCCGGTGGACCCCCT gGAACCACTGGACCTGCTGGTCCCCCTGGATTCCCCGGTGGTGCCGGCGCTAAG GGAGAGACTGGTCCTCAGGGAGGCCGTGGAAATGAGGGACCCCAGGGAGCCCGTGGTGAGCCTGGTAACCCAGGACCTGCTGGACCCGCTGGACCTGCT GGTGCCCCCGGAAGTGATGGTTCTCCTGGTGCTAAGGGATCTCCT GGCGCTGCTGGTATCGCTGGTGCTCCTGGTTTCCCTGGAGCTCGTGGTCCTGCTGGAGCTCAGGGAGCTATTGGTGCTCCTGGTCCCAAGGGTAACAAT GGAGACCCCGGTCCCTCTGGTCCTAAGGGAGAGCCTGGTGCAAAGGGAGAGCCT GGCCCCGCTGGAGTTCAGGGACTTGCTGGCCCCTCTggtgaggagggaaagagaggaccCCGTGGAGAGCCCGGTGGTGCTGGACCCCGTGGACCCCCTGGGGAGCGT GGTGCCCCTGGTGCTCGTGGTTTCCCtggtgctgatggagctgctggtggCAAG GGAGCCCCCGGTGAGCGTGGTGCCCCTGGCGCAATGGGAGCTCAGGGAGCCACTGGTGAGTCTGGAAGCCCCGGTGCTCCTGGCGCACCTGGATCCAAG GGTGTGACTGGTAGCCCTGGAAGCCCTGGCCCTGATGGCAAAGTTGGACCTGCT GGTGCCCAAGGACAAGATGGACGCCCTGGACCTCCTGGCCCCGCTGGAGCCAGAGGACAGCCTGGAGTCATGGGATTCCCTGGACCCAAGGGAGCCGCT GGTGATGGTGGTAAGCCTGGTGAGAGAGGTGCTGCTGGTGCCTCTGGTGCCGTT GGTGCTCCTGGTAAAGATGGTGACGTTGGTGCTCCTGGACCCTCTGGCCCTGCT GGACCTgctggagagaagggagagcAGGGACCTGCTGGTCCTCCTGGATTCCAG GGACTTCCCGGACCCCAAGGTGCTACTGGTGAGACTGGCAAGCCTGGTGAGCAG GGTGCTCCTGGTGAGGCTGGACCCCCCGGCCCATCTGGACCAAGA GGCGACAGAGGTTTCCCTGGTGAGCGTGGTGCTAATGGCGTCGGTGGCCCAACTGGACCCCGTGGTGCCCCCGGCCCCGCTGGTAACGATGGACCCAAG ggAGAGCCTGGTACCGCTGGTGCCCCCGGTGGTCAGGGATCCCCTGGTATGCAGGGAATGCCCGGTGAGCGTGGAGCTTCTGGTCTCCCCGGTGTCAAGGGAGAGAGA GGAGACCCTGGTTCCAAGGGAGGCGATGGTGCTGTGGGCAAGGATGGCGTTCGTGGTTTGACTGGTGCTATTGGAGTCCCTGGACCTCCTGGTGCTCAGGGTGAGAAG GGTGAGCCTGGCGCTGTTGGAGTTGCTGGACCCACTGGCCCCCGTGGTGCCCCT GGTGAGCGTGGAGAGGCTGGACCTGCTGGACCCGCTGGATTCGCTGGACCTCCT GGTGCTGATGGTCAGCCTGGTGCCAAGGGAGAGACTGGTGACACTGGACCCAAGGGAGATGCTGGTGCTCCTGGACCATCTGGACCTGTCGGAGCTGCTGGACCTCAG GGACCATCTGGTCCTCCTGGAGCCAAAGGTGCTCGTGGTGGTGCTGGACCTCCT ggtgcTACTGGTTTCCCTGGACCTGCTGGCAGAGTTGGACCCCCTGGCCCTGCT GGAGCTTCTGGACCCCCTGGACCCATTGGACCTGTTGGCAAAGATGGAGCAAGGGGAGGTCGTGGTGAGACCGGTCCTGCTGGTCGCCCTGGTGAGGCTGGTGCTGCTGGACCCCCAGGACCTTCTGGAGAGAAGGGATCTCCTGGTGCCGATGGTGCCCCT GGTGCTTCTGGTATCCCCGGACCCCAAGGTATTGCTGGACAGCGTGGTATTGTAGGTCTCCCCGGACAGCGTGGAGAGCGCGGTTTCTCTGGTCTGCCTGGACCAGCT gGTGAGCCTGGAAAGCAGGGATCCTCTGGAGCTGTTGGTGAGCGTGGACCTCCCGGACCCGCTGGACCCCCTGGACTGTCCGGTGCTCCCGGAGAGGCTGGTCGTGAG GGATCTGCTGGTCATGATGGTGCCCCTGGTCGCGATGGAGCTTCTGGCCCCAAG GGAGACCGTGGTGAGGCTGGTGTGCCCGGAGCCCCTGGACCCCCTGGTGCTCCTGGAGCCCCTGGAGCTGTTGGCCCCTCTGGCAAATCTGGTGACCGTGGAGAGAGT GGTGCAGCTGGTCCCGCTGGCCCTGCTGGCCCCGCTGGTGTCCGTGGTCCTGCT GGCCCTGCTGGTgcaaagggagacagaggagaggctggTGAGGCTGGAGACAGAGGCCACAAGGGACACAGAGGATTCACTGGCATGCAGGGTCTGCCCGGACCTGCT GGAAGTTCTGGAGAGAGAGGACCTGCTGGCGCCTCCGGACCTGCTGGACCTAGA GGACCTGCTGGATCTTCTGGTGCCCCTGGTAAGGATGGCATGAACGGTCTGCCTGGACCCATCGGACCCCCTGGACCTCGTGGTCGTAATGGAGAGATGGGCCCTGCT GGTCCTCCCGGACCTCCTGGACCTGCTGGTCCCCCTGGACCTCCCGGCGGTGGATTCGACTTCATCAGCCAGCCTATTCAGGAGAAGGCCCCCGATCCCTTCCGTGGTGGCCACTACCGCGCCGACGACCCCAACATCATGCGCGATCGCGATATGGAGGTTGACACCACCCTCAAGACCCTGACCCAGAAGGTCGAGAAGATCCGCAGCCCCGACGGTACCCAGAAGAGCCCTGCCCGCATGTGCCGTGACCTGAGGATGTGCCACCCTGAGTGGAAGAGCG GCATGTACTGGATTGACCCCAACCAGGGATCTCCTCTGGATGCCATCCAGGTCCACTGCAACATGGAGACTGGTGAGACTTGCATCTCCCCCAGAGATTCCAGCGTCCCCATGAAGAACTGGTACCTCAGCAAGAACATCAGAGAGAAGAAGCACGTCTGGTTCAGCGAGTCCATGACCGGTGGATTCCAG TTCCAGTATGGCAGCGATGGAGCTGATTCCGAGGACGTCAGCATCCAGATGACCTTCATGCGCCTGATGTCCAACCAGGCCTCTCAGAACATCACATACCACTGCAAGAACAGCATCGCCTACATGGACTCCGCCACCGGCAACCTGAAGAAGGCCCTGCTTCTCCAGGGCTCCAACGACGTCGAGATCAGAGCCGAGGGCAACAGCCGCTTCACATACAGCGTCAGCGAGGATGGCTGCACG tcacacactggCACATGGGGCAAGACAGTCATCGACTACAAGACATCAAAAACATCCCGCCTGCCCATCATTGACATTGCTCCTATGGATGTTGGTGCACCTGATCAGGAGTTTGGCGTCCAAGTTGGCCCCGTCTGCTTcttgtaa